Genomic segment of Streptomyces sp. NBC_01210:
CGGACGGCAGCGAGTTCCCGGTCGAGGTGACCAGCGCCAGCCTTGAGGACGGGCACGAGGCCTATGCCTCGTCCCCCGGATACACCGGCGACGAGCTGCTGATGCTCGTCGTACGGGATCTGTCGGGCACCGTGGACACCGAAGCGGAGCTGGCGCGTTCGCAGCGGCAGACCGAGATGATCCTGCGGGCCGCGTCCGAGGGCGTCGTCGGTACGGACACCGACGGGCGGGTCGTCCTGGTCAATCCGGCCGCCGCACAGATCCTGGGGTTCCGGGCGAGCGACCTGGGCGGCCAGGAGCTGCACCCGCTGATCCTGCACTCGCGCGCGGACGGCGAGCCGTTCCCGTACGAGGAATCACCGCTCGCGGACACGCTCAAGTCCGGCCGCAAGCACCGGGTGCGCGGGCAGGTCCTGTGGGCGAAGAACGGTTCGAAGGTGGCCGTCGATCTGACGACCGCGCCGGTACGGGACGGGGACCAGCTCGTCGGCGCGGTGATGACCTTCACCGACCGGCGTCCGTACGAGGAGCTGGAGCAGCAGCACTCGGCGGAACTCACGGAGACGACCGAACGGTTCACGGCCGAGATCGAGGAGACGACCGAGCGGCTCACGGCCGAGCTGGCGGACAGGTCGGAGCGGTACGCGGCCGAGATCGAGGGGCGCACTGAGCGGTACGAGGAGCTGGCCGCCCGGCATGCCCAGCTGACGGCCGTGCTCGGCGAGTCGCTGCGCGGGCCGCTGGAGGAACTGCGCGCCGAACTGGGCACGCTGGCCGCCGACCCGGCCGGGCAGCTGTGGCCCGAGGCGAATCAGATCCTCCACCATCTGGCTGCCGGTTATGCCCGAATGACAACGCTTGTCGACAATGTGCTCGGCTTCCAGCGGCTCGACACGGGCGCGGAAGAGCTGAACAAGGCGAACGTGCTGCTCGACGCGGTCGTCGCGGCCGGGATCGAGGGCGCGATCGAACTGATTGGGCCCGGGCGGGCGCAGTTCGCGGTGCACGCGCCGCCCATAGAGGCCGAGGTGGACGGAGCTCGGCTGGCGACGGCGCTCGCGCATCTGGTCGCGGACGTGGCCGGGGTCGACTCGACCGGCAAGGCCCGGGTGGTCCCGGGCGGCGGGTACGTGGACTCGACGGTCGTGGTGGCGGCGGCGCAGCGCGGTGAGGTCGTACGGATCGAGGTGCGGGGGCCGTTCGCCGGGGGAGACCCGGTGCACGAGCCGATCGTGCGGGGGATCGTACGGGCGCACGGCGGCGTGCTGCAGACGCACGAGGTGCCGGGGATGAGCGGCAGCGCGTACGTCCTGGAGGTGCCGCTCGGCGAGGGCGCGGGGACCGTGACGGCGTCGCAGGAGGCCGGTCCGGAGACCGGTGCGCCTGCGGAGGCCGGTGCGCTTGCGTTGCCGGAACAGCCGACGGGATCCGCACCGGGTACGTCCGGCGGGGGCGGCGGGCGGCGGCGCGCGCGCAGAGCCTCTACGGACGCGTTCCTGGAGAGCCCCGTGGCCATGGAGGATCCCGTGGCGGCGCAGCCGACCGGGCGGCGCCGGGGCCATGCGGAGAAGCCGCAGCAGGAACTGATCCCGGCCCAGGATTCGGGTTCGCGTGCCGGCTCGGGGAGCGGTCCCGGGAGCGGTTCGGGCAGTGGCGGAACCGGGCGGCGACGCGGGCGGCCGAGCCCGGCCGAGCAGGCCACGACGGCTGCCGCCGTTGTCGCGGGGACCCTTGAGCCGACCGAGGGTTCGGTGGTGACGGCCGCGGAGGGCGCGGCCTCGACCGGGCGCGCGGCGCTCGGCCAGGCGGTGCCCCCGCAGGGCGTGCCCGTCGACGCACAGGGTTCGGGCGCGGCGGGGCGGCGCGGCGGCGAGGGCGGGCTGCCCGAGCTGTCCGCCGCGCAAGTTGCCACACCTGCCGCACCTGCCGCTTCCGCTGTTCCGGCCGACGCACGGCCGGCCGGGCGCCGGGCCAGGCGGGCACTGGCGGCAGCTCCGGCCGAGGTGGAGAGCGGGCGCAGCGCGTTCGCGCTTCCACCGGCCGAGGCCGACCGGATCCGGCCGATCCCGCCGACGGCCGGTGAGGCGGACGCCTCGCTGCCGGGCCGGCACGATGCCGTACACACCGAACCGGGCACCGAACACCACACGCCACCGCAGCAGCATCCCGTGCCGACGGGCCGCCGTCGCGCCCGCAGGGAAGAGGCTCAGCCGCTGCCGGGCCGGGCGCCGGAGACCCTTCAGGCACCGGAAGCGGCCGGGCAGGTGCCCGCCGCCGCACAGCCGGAATGGACGGAGAACGGCTCCTCGGGCACCGGCCTCGCCGCGATCGCCTCGGGCGGCCGCCAGCCGACCGCCGCGGATGACTCGACCGGTCAGCACTCGGTCGCCGCGGACGGCGAAGCCGCCGTGGAGAGCGCGGAGGAGACCGTTCAGAACACCGGTTCCGTATCCCTGCCGCTGCCGCTGCCACTGCCTGCCGAGGTCCCGGCACAGCCGGTCGCCGCGCGCGCCGCGCAGCCCCTGCCCGCCGAGGCACCGGTCTCGGCCGACTCGACACAGGGCCGGGCGTTCAGCGTGCGCACGCTCGGTCAGGGCGTGCCGTTCTCGCAGCAGATCGCCCAGCAGCAGAACCAGACGCTCGGCGCCGGCCGCCGCCGCAAGCTGGCCACACCGCCGGACGGCGAGCGGCCCGAACCCGCCGCGCGTCCGCACCCGCAGGCCCCCGCGCAGAACGGGCCGCGGCTGCCCGCCTCCCAGGCCGAGGGCCGGGCGTACGCGATCGGTGCGCCCGACGAGGGCGCGGAGGGACCCGAGCCGCTGGACGGTCCGGGCGGCGCGGTCGAGGTGGCCAACCGGCCGCAGCCGCAGCCCGTCGACGACGAACTGCCCCCGGAGCCGCTGGACAACCCGCGCCGGCTGCTGGTCTGGCCCGCGCCCGACGTCTCCACACAGCAGGCGTTGAGCGACCGCGGCTACCGCCCGGTGGTCGTGCACTCGCGTGAGGAGGTCGACGCGCAGATCGCGGCCTTCCCGGCGGCGCTCTTCGTCGACCCGCTGACCGGACCGATCACACGGACCGCGCTCCAGTCCCTGCGCCAGGCAGCCGTGGCCGCGGAGGTGCCGGTGCTGGTGACGGCGGGCCTCGGGCAGGCGACGCGGGAGGCCGCGTACGGCGCGGATCCTGCCGTGCTGCTCAAGGCACTGGCTCCGCGCGACAGCGAACAGCACCCCTCGCGCGTGCTGTTGATCGAGGAGCACGAGGAGATCGCGCTCGCGCTGACGGCCACGCTGGAGCGGCGCGGCATGCAGGTCGCCCGGGCGGGTGCGGACACGGACGCGGTCACACTCGCGACCCAGATGCGGCCGAACCTGGTGGTGATGGACCTGATGCAGGTACGCCGCCGGCGCGCGGGGATCATCGACTGGCTGCGTGCGAACGGCCAGCTGAACCGCACCCCGCTGGTCGTCTACACCTCGGCCGGCCTCAACCAGGCGGAACTGCCGCGGCTCTCGTCCGGCGAGACGGTGCTCTTCCTCGCGGAACGCTCGACGAGCAGCGAGGTCCAGGCCCGCATCGTGGACCTACTGGCAAAAATCGGCACGAACTGACAGGCATCAAGTAGCGCAAAAGGGGCGGCAGTCATGACTGCCGCCCCTTCCTCGCTCTTCAACCGGCCAGCGGCTCCTGCATCGGCTAGAGCTGGGTGACGTCCAGCTCGCCGTCCGCGTACTGCTTGCGGATCACCTTCTTGTCGAACTTGCCGACGCTCGTCTTCGGCACCGCGGGCACGATCGCCCACCGCTCCGGCAGCTGCCACTTGGCGAGCCTCCCGGCGAGGAAAGCCTTCAGCGTCTCGTAGTCGGCGTTCGAGCCCTCCTTCAGCACCACTGTCGCCAGCGGCCGCTCACCCCACTTGTCGTCCGGGACGGCGACGACCGCGGCCTCCGCGACCTCCGGGTGTGCCATCAGCGCGTTCTCGAGTTCGACGCTCGAGATCCACTCGCCGCCGGACTTGATGACGTCCTTCGCACGGTCGGTCAGTGTCAGAAAGCCGTCCGGGCTTATGACGCCGACATCGCCGGTCCTCAGCCAGCCGTCCTCGCTGAACTTGTCCGCGGGCCTGAAGTCGTCACCGCCCGCGCCGCCGTAGTACGCGCCCGCGATCCAGGTCCCGCGCACCTCCAGCTCACCGGCCGACTCGCCGTCCCACGCCAGGAACTCGCCGCCGGGGCCGACCAGCCTGGCCTCGACGCCCGCCGGGAAACGGCCCTGGGTGATGCGGTACGGCCACTCCTCCTCCGCGCTCAGACCCGCCGGCGGGTGGGCCATCGTGCCGAGCGGGGAGGTCTCCGTCATGCCCCAGGCGTGGCAGAGCCGCACACCAAGCTTGTCGTAGGCCTCCATCAGCGCCGGGGGACAGGCCGAACCGCCGATGGTGACCTGCTTCATGGAGCTCAGGTCCCGAGGGTGGGCGGTGACTTCGGCCAGCAGGCCCTGCCAGATGGTCGGGACGGCCGCGGCGTGCGAGGGCTTCTCGCGCTCGATCATCTCGGCGAGCGGCGCCGGCTGCAGGAAGCGGTCGGGCATCAGCATGTTGATGCCGGTCATGAACGTGGCGTGCGGCAGGCCCCATGCGTTGACATGGAACTGCGGGACCACCACGAGCGTCGTGTCACGGTCGGTCAGCCCCATCGACTCGGTCATGTTGACCTGCATGGAGTGCAGATAGAGGGAGCGGTGGGAGTAGACGACGCCCTTGGGGTCGCCGGTGGTGCCCGAGGTGTAACACATGGCCGCTGCGGTGCGCTCGTCCAGCTCCGGCCAGTCGAAGGTGGTCGGGCGGCCGGCGATCAGCTCCTCGTACTCGTGCACCTGCGCCTGTGCGTCGGCGAGCAGGGCGCGGTCACCGGGGCCGGACACGACAATGTGCTCGATCGTCGGCAGATCCGGCAGCAGCGGCGCGAGCAGCGGCAGCAGCGAGCCGTTGACGATGACGGCGCGGTCGGCGGCGTGGTTGACGATCCACACCAGCTGCTCCGCGGGCAGACGGAGGTTGAGCGTGTGCAGTACGGCGCCCATGGAGGGAATCGCGAAGTACGCCTCGACGTGCTCGGCGTTGTTCCACATGAGCGTCGCGACGCGCTGGTCGCCGACGATTCCCAGTTCGTCACGCAGGGCATTGGCCAGTTGGGCCGCCCGCCCGCCGATCTCCGCGAAACTGCGGCGCTGCGGCTCGGCCTCCCCCGTCCAGGTGGTGACCTGTGACTTTCCATGGATCGTCATCCCATGCTGAAGGATGCGGGTCACAGTCAGCGGTACGTCCTGCATGGTGCTCAGCACGGCGTCCTCCCGGTGGGCGCTAGCGCTACGTGGCAGTTAAATGTTGTGCAGATTCTGCTCACGTACCGCGCGGTATGTCACTACCCAGGGGTAATGAATCGCCACACAGGATCAGCTCACATCGGCGCGCCGACGCGGCGCGGGCCTGCCGTGTCGGCGCGGTGCCCCGGGGCCGACCGCGCCACCAGCGTGGCGGCAGCGTGGCCGCAGGGCACGGGCGACAGCGTGGCGTCAGCGAACGGGCGACAGCTCCGGGTCCTCGCGGAGCTTGCCGAGCGCACGGGACACCGCGCTCTTGACCGTGCCGACCGACACCCCGAGCACCTCGGCCGTCTGGGCCTCGCTGAGATCCTCGTAGTACCGCAGCACGACCATCGCGCGCTGTCGGTCCGGCAGCTTCATCACCGCACGCCACATCGCGTCGTGCAGCGCCTGCTGCTCGGCGGGATCGGGCGTGGGCACCGTCTCCGGCTCGGGCAGCTCGTCGCAGGCGAACTCGTCGACCTTGCGCTTGCGCCACTGCGAGGTGCGGGTGTTGAGCAGGGCACGGCGGACATAGCCGTCGAGCGCCCGGTGGTCCTCGATCCGCTCCCACGCGACATAGGTCTTGGTGAGCGCGGTCTGCAGCAGGTCCTCGGCATCGCTCGGGTTCGCGGTGAGCGAGCGGGCGGTACGCAGCAGTACGGGCCCCCGCGCCCGTACATACGACGAAAACGATGAGTAGGGCGCATACGACGGCACCGGCGCGGCGGCCTTCGAAGCGCTTGTGCAGACTGGCGTGGTCATAGGTCCACGCTAGGAGCGGGTACTACTGTCGCGGATCGGCCCCAGGTCCCGAAGCGTTGTCCGCCTCAGGTTGTACGGGTGGTGCTGCCCTCACCTCCTGAAGGTGGAGGAGACCCTCAGGGATCGGACACGGGCTACGGGAGCATCCGCCATATTCCGGTCGCCTCAGCCGTCCGCGCCGAGGATCAATCCGGATGTGGGAACGCCGGTGCCTGCCGTGACCAGGGTCCTGGCCGCGCCCGGTATCTGGTTCACCGAGGTGCCGCGCAGCTGTCTGACCGCCTCCGCGATGCCGTTCATCCCGTGCAGATACGCCTCGCCGAGCTGACCGCCGTGTGTGTTCAGCGGCAGGGTGTCCGCGGCCACGAACTCCGCCGCCTCACCGGGCTTGCAGAACCCGAACTCCTCCAGCTGCATCAGTACGAACGGGGTGAAGTGGTCGTAGATGATGCCCACGTCCATGTCGCGGGGGGCCAGCCCGGAGGTCTGCCAGAGCTGCCGGGCGACCACGCCCATCTC
This window contains:
- a CDS encoding long-chain fatty acid--CoA ligase; protein product: MLSTMQDVPLTVTRILQHGMTIHGKSQVTTWTGEAEPQRRSFAEIGGRAAQLANALRDELGIVGDQRVATLMWNNAEHVEAYFAIPSMGAVLHTLNLRLPAEQLVWIVNHAADRAVIVNGSLLPLLAPLLPDLPTIEHIVVSGPGDRALLADAQAQVHEYEELIAGRPTTFDWPELDERTAAAMCYTSGTTGDPKGVVYSHRSLYLHSMQVNMTESMGLTDRDTTLVVVPQFHVNAWGLPHATFMTGINMLMPDRFLQPAPLAEMIEREKPSHAAAVPTIWQGLLAEVTAHPRDLSSMKQVTIGGSACPPALMEAYDKLGVRLCHAWGMTETSPLGTMAHPPAGLSAEEEWPYRITQGRFPAGVEARLVGPGGEFLAWDGESAGELEVRGTWIAGAYYGGAGGDDFRPADKFSEDGWLRTGDVGVISPDGFLTLTDRAKDVIKSGGEWISSVELENALMAHPEVAEAAVVAVPDDKWGERPLATVVLKEGSNADYETLKAFLAGRLAKWQLPERWAIVPAVPKTSVGKFDKKVIRKQYADGELDVTQL
- a CDS encoding SigE family RNA polymerase sigma factor — encoded protein: MTTPVCTSASKAAAPVPSYAPYSSFSSYVRARGPVLLRTARSLTANPSDAEDLLQTALTKTYVAWERIEDHRALDGYVRRALLNTRTSQWRKRKVDEFACDELPEPETVPTPDPAEQQALHDAMWRAVMKLPDRQRAMVVLRYYEDLSEAQTAEVLGVSVGTVKSAVSRALGKLREDPELSPVR
- a CDS encoding PAS domain-containing protein, whose protein sequence is MSSRPSRGAARLAAILDALPDGLVLVNCNGTVVNANTIALELFETPGTALVGRGLLDLLPSFDSRLIPGSMRRPEAADERGRTKPARMVARRTDGSEFPVEVTSASLEDGHEAYASSPGYTGDELLMLVVRDLSGTVDTEAELARSQRQTEMILRAASEGVVGTDTDGRVVLVNPAAAQILGFRASDLGGQELHPLILHSRADGEPFPYEESPLADTLKSGRKHRVRGQVLWAKNGSKVAVDLTTAPVRDGDQLVGAVMTFTDRRPYEELEQQHSAELTETTERFTAEIEETTERLTAELADRSERYAAEIEGRTERYEELAARHAQLTAVLGESLRGPLEELRAELGTLAADPAGQLWPEANQILHHLAAGYARMTTLVDNVLGFQRLDTGAEELNKANVLLDAVVAAGIEGAIELIGPGRAQFAVHAPPIEAEVDGARLATALAHLVADVAGVDSTGKARVVPGGGYVDSTVVVAAAQRGEVVRIEVRGPFAGGDPVHEPIVRGIVRAHGGVLQTHEVPGMSGSAYVLEVPLGEGAGTVTASQEAGPETGAPAEAGALALPEQPTGSAPGTSGGGGGRRRARRASTDAFLESPVAMEDPVAAQPTGRRRGHAEKPQQELIPAQDSGSRAGSGSGPGSGSGSGGTGRRRGRPSPAEQATTAAAVVAGTLEPTEGSVVTAAEGAASTGRAALGQAVPPQGVPVDAQGSGAAGRRGGEGGLPELSAAQVATPAAPAASAVPADARPAGRRARRALAAAPAEVESGRSAFALPPAEADRIRPIPPTAGEADASLPGRHDAVHTEPGTEHHTPPQQHPVPTGRRRARREEAQPLPGRAPETLQAPEAAGQVPAAAQPEWTENGSSGTGLAAIASGGRQPTAADDSTGQHSVAADGEAAVESAEETVQNTGSVSLPLPLPLPAEVPAQPVAARAAQPLPAEAPVSADSTQGRAFSVRTLGQGVPFSQQIAQQQNQTLGAGRRRKLATPPDGERPEPAARPHPQAPAQNGPRLPASQAEGRAYAIGAPDEGAEGPEPLDGPGGAVEVANRPQPQPVDDELPPEPLDNPRRLLVWPAPDVSTQQALSDRGYRPVVVHSREEVDAQIAAFPAALFVDPLTGPITRTALQSLRQAAVAAEVPVLVTAGLGQATREAAYGADPAVLLKALAPRDSEQHPSRVLLIEEHEEIALALTATLERRGMQVARAGADTDAVTLATQMRPNLVVMDLMQVRRRRAGIIDWLRANGQLNRTPLVVYTSAGLNQAELPRLSSGETVLFLAERSTSSEVQARIVDLLAKIGTN